CTGTTCCCAGGTAGGCaaatatatactcacctgtggttTGAGGGCTTTATGCCAAAATATACACCTGGTGGGGCGTTTGAAGTTTCAAGTGATCATAatatatatcagttatatactaCAGCATGGCTTGTTTGGTCTTGTGTGGCATATCAAAATTTAATACCTTTCACTGTTACTCCGCAGTCCCCAACCCAGAGTTCTGTCAACGTTTGGTTACACAGTAGTGCATCTGCTATCGCCAATATTCCGTCATCACCAACATTATTTTGCGACAGATCAAGTGTCTCCAGCACACAATAAGTTTTCAGAAATTCACCAATGAAATATGCTCCTACAAGAAAATGAACAAGTTACACTCTCTAGCTCTACTGGATCAATACATTCACTAGTAGCTATACAAGCATCCACAAAAGCTCACCTACAGACAAAAGTTTTTATACTACCCTTATACATTTAAGTAAACAGTGCTGTTCCTTTAGATACTAAATATTCACAATTTGACAAATTGTGAATATTAAATCTGTATGACCAGCATGTATGTTAATAAAATgttagtctcatgtggccagacaACTTTTTATCTGTCTACtaacaaatattctaccttTAAAAAGCCCTTTTAACATGTGCACCATGTGTAGGGTAGAGAAACTGCctttattgttgcatactgcgAGCCATTGGTAGTGCTGAAGAGGATGGTGGCATAACATAAATCATAAGATATTTCATTTATCAGCGGTTTATAAAGTAAGTCACTTTTGTTGAGGGTTATAATCACAGTCATGACACCATCCTACCCTGACTTTGAGTGGTGCATGAAACTTATGAAGTAAGAATGATGTTGATTGTTTGTGGGCAGTGACTTGTTGGAATCCAGTAATGATTCCAATGCAGCTAGGTTGGGGGTGTCAAATACAAATTGCGTATGCTGGCCAGTCCATACTCTTTTTcagagtaggcgcttataatttatGTGATAAGCACCAAAGCAGAAAAAGATGGTAGATTATTACACTATTACCTTTCTTTGTTAGGCAAACTTGCCTGATATTCAACGTAGCCAGTTTACAAAGGTGCTGGAGTCCTTTACACATTACTGGCATGACATCATCACCAAATCTGTTATCACCACCTATCATTATTTCTGTCAAAGTTGCGTTACCTGTAGTACAATGACAGATTACATACTtgccatcacacacacacacgcgcgcacaaaATGATAATACACTTCAAATTTTAGGTATGTGTTGAGTATACAATAAGGGTACTCACTTGCCTTCACAATCTTCATTATATATTCCATTCCATTGGCAGTGAGATCATTTCGCCAGAGGTGCAATAGTTGAATTGAACTACCAGCATCCTCTTTGGGATAAACTGTGGTCAGCATTTTGACTCCCTTGTCACCCATGAAGCACATACCCAAACGCAGCTGATCCACAGGATAACACAAAAGGACATGAGAGATGCACAAACAGTCATAAGGTTGTAAATTTTGGAAGCCTAAACTAAGTGAGAAAGGTAATGCTGATTGAGGCATATTACAATGTTGGCTTTCATAGAGACAATGAATTGCAGTCAAGATGCATCTTTCACACTGACGTCCAGTTAGCAATGAAAACACAAGCTGGAACAGATCAGAGGATTTCAGCCCAGTTAGGCCACACAGGTAAGCAAAAACAGTCGGAAAGTAGTGGAAATATTCACTCATCAAATGATATTGTTCTTGTTCTGATAGCGTTGAAACATACAGTGCGCACAACAAGTCCTGAATAGCCACATGAGCAAAACTGTACGTGACCTGGTCACAAGTAATTAACAGGCCATATCCATCGAACTGAGCAGGATTGTTTATACCACTCTGAACAAGGTCTTCCACAGTGAAAATGACCTTGGGAACAATTGTTACATTTTTCTTATCCTTATTTTTGTTATCCACTTTGACCTTGTTCTGCCAGTCAAAGAAGCCACGGTAAGCCATCTTACTCAGCAACAGCACAGGTCCAACTGCTTCCTCAGGGATGTCCACCAATACATTTCGCAATACTTCTTCACCATTTCTAGATGACATTGCTGTAGGCACAGCCAAATCCTTTGTCGCAACCCTCTTGTTTACCAACATCTCAATCACCTGCAAATATAGCTTTGTCAGAAACTCTGGTAGTTTTCCGTGACTATACTGAAATAGATCCACAATCATCTCTAAGGTCTTAGGAACATAACAGATAGTACACAGGGCGGCATGTTTTTCGAACTGTTGCATAAATTCATCAACCAAGTTGGCATCATTGGAAAAAGGCCTCTGTACGAACTCTTGAATTTCTTTTTCACTAAATCCTACCAGTTCTATCTTCCTGTCTGCTTCCAGGGTCAGACATGCATGTGGTCTTGATGTGATCAGAACTGTAGCCTCTGGAAATGTGCCACCATCCTTCACATGGTGTGTCAAAAATGGATCTTTATCTAGACACGCAGCTGGTATTTCATCCCATCCATCCAGTATAATCAGAGACCTAGCACCTGCTGACTTCTTCATTTTCTCATATGTCTCTTCTCCGATATGCTCCATCACTGCTTCTTCAAGTGACTTGTTCTGGACTGATCTTGATGGTATCAGGATCACAAGATCAAAGTCATCATCTAAAAACCCATCTCTCTTAGCCCACTTCATGCATATCTCATTGACAAGAGTTgtcttgcctatacctgcaCAACTCATAATAATATCACTACCATTAACACTTTGTAATACTCACCTGGGCCTCCCATTATTAGTATCAGCCGAGGACAAGGTTTGTCATGATGGTGAAATATGTCCCTCAGCTCACCAAGTAGCTCCTTACTCATCTGCACCTCGTCCACCGCTTTTTTCAGTGTGAACCTCGTGATCTCATTAAGATCTTCATCATTTAGGGTGACATGATCATTGGACACAAGTGCCAACCTTGCATAATCTGTGACAAGTTGTTTTGGTTCATTATCACTTGGGGTGAGAAACTTTGCTCGCAAATTATCTGCAGAACAATACACCTGACCGATTGGAGTCTTTGCCGCCGGGGCAGTACCTAAATGGAGATCTTTAAttttcttctatactactgtatAGCTTTTACTCACTTTTTTGTGATGGTACTGACATCACAAACTGACGCTCGCAAACTGATCACACTCGTTTCAATTTCAGAAGTCAGATCCTCTTTCCGGCCCCTCGTCTTTCCCGCACCGTGACCTTATCTTAGTACTTATCCCACCGGCTTAACTTACACGATTTGTCTCTAGGCCCTCTGGCTCTGGCTAGTATAAAGCACTACGTACAGGCATTcaacaagggggtgacacacaggcactcactgtaggtagatctgcgaccgcggtcaaagtctaagtcaaaggtcaaggccaccaaaatcgtgccaattcaacggtcaagggtaaaagcttccaacccacaatcgaaaagtgctgaaatatcgtcgctaagtcaccggtcaaaggtcgaaaaaggctcttagtcacaggtcaaagcgaaatttcggccggtcaagactttgaccgcggtcgcagatctacctacagcgcgtacctacgtgacacccccttgttcAATCTGTGTACGCCCTCCCCGTTGCTCATATA
The nucleotide sequence above comes from Dysidea avara chromosome 3, odDysAvar1.4, whole genome shotgun sequence. Encoded proteins:
- the LOC136250796 gene encoding NLR family CARD domain-containing protein 3-like isoform X1: MSVPSQKNLHLGTAPAAKTPIGQVYCSADNLRAKFLTPSDNEPKQLVTDYARLALVSNDHVTLNDEDLNEITRFTLKKAVDEVQMSKELLGELRDIFHHHDKPCPRLILIMGGPGIGKTTLVNEICMKWAKRDGFLDDDFDLVILIPSRSVQNKSLEEAVMEHIGEETYEKMKKSAGARSLIILDGWDEIPAACLDKDPFLTHHVKDGGTFPEATVLITSRPHACLTLEADRKIELVGFSEKEIQEFVQRPFSNDANLVDEFMQQFEKHAALCTICYVPKTLEMIVDLFQYSHGKLPEFLTKLYLQVIEMLVNKRVATKDLAVPTAMSSRNGEEVLRNVLVDIPEEAVGPVLLLSKMAYRGFFDWQNKVKVDNKNKDKKNVTIVPKVIFTVEDLVQSGINNPAQFDGYGLLITCDQVTYSFAHVAIQDLLCALYVSTLSEQEQYHLMSEYFHYFPTVFAYLCGLTGLKSSDLFQLVFSLLTGRQCERCILTAIHCLYESQHCNMPQSALPFSLSLGFQNLQPYDCLCISHVLLCYPVDQLRLGMCFMGDKGVKMLTTVYPKEDAGSSIQLLHLWRNDLTANGMEYIMKIVKASNATLTEIMIGGDNRFGDDVMPVMCKGLQHLCKLATLNIRQVCLTKKGAYFIGEFLKTYCVLETLDLSQNNVGDDGILAIADALLCNQTLTELWVGDCGVTVKGVDHIKRALMVNTTLQKLSIHYNKIGDDGMSINIRSNQA
- the LOC136250796 gene encoding NLR family CARD domain-containing protein 3-like isoform X4, with product MSVPSQKNLHLGTAPAAKTPIGQVYCSADNLRAKFLTPSDNEPKQLVTDYARLALVSNDHVTLNDEDLNEITRFTLKKAVDEVQMSKELLGELRDIFHHHDKPCPRLILIMGGPGIGKTTLVNEICMKWAKRDGFLDDDFDLVILIPSRSVQNKSLEEAVMEHIGEETYEKMKKSAGARSLIILDGWDEIPAACLDKDPFLTHHVKDGGTFPEATVLITSRPHACLTLEADRKIELVGFSEKEIQEFVQRPFSNDANLVDEFMQQFEKHAALCTICYVPKTLEMIVDLFQYSHGKLPEFLTKLYLQVIEMLVNKRVATKDLAVPTAMSSRNGEEVLRNVLVDIPEEAVGPVLLLSKMAYRGFFDWQNKVKVDNKNKDKKNVTIVPKVIFTVEDLVQSGINNPAQFDGYGLLITCDQVTYSFAHVAIQDLLCALYVSTLSEQEQYHLMSEYFHYFPTVFAYLCGLTGLKSSDLFQLVFSLLTGRQCERCILTAIHCLYESQHCNMPQSALPFSLSLGFQNLQPYDCLCISHVLLCYPVDQLRLGMCFMGDKGVKMLTTVYPKEDAGSSIQLLHLWRNDLTANGMEYIMKIVKASNATLTEIMIGGDNRFGDDVMPVMCKGLQHLCKLATLNIRQVCLTKKGAYFIGEFLKTYCVLETLDLSQNNVGDDGILAIADALLCNQTLTELWVGDCGVTVKDILL
- the LOC136250796 gene encoding NLR family CARD domain-containing protein 3-like isoform X2; translated protein: MSVPSQKSTAPAAKTPIGQVYCSADNLRAKFLTPSDNEPKQLVTDYARLALVSNDHVTLNDEDLNEITRFTLKKAVDEVQMSKELLGELRDIFHHHDKPCPRLILIMGGPGIGKTTLVNEICMKWAKRDGFLDDDFDLVILIPSRSVQNKSLEEAVMEHIGEETYEKMKKSAGARSLIILDGWDEIPAACLDKDPFLTHHVKDGGTFPEATVLITSRPHACLTLEADRKIELVGFSEKEIQEFVQRPFSNDANLVDEFMQQFEKHAALCTICYVPKTLEMIVDLFQYSHGKLPEFLTKLYLQVIEMLVNKRVATKDLAVPTAMSSRNGEEVLRNVLVDIPEEAVGPVLLLSKMAYRGFFDWQNKVKVDNKNKDKKNVTIVPKVIFTVEDLVQSGINNPAQFDGYGLLITCDQVTYSFAHVAIQDLLCALYVSTLSEQEQYHLMSEYFHYFPTVFAYLCGLTGLKSSDLFQLVFSLLTGRQCERCILTAIHCLYESQHCNMPQSALPFSLSLGFQNLQPYDCLCISHVLLCYPVDQLRLGMCFMGDKGVKMLTTVYPKEDAGSSIQLLHLWRNDLTANGMEYIMKIVKASNATLTEIMIGGDNRFGDDVMPVMCKGLQHLCKLATLNIRQVCLTKKGAYFIGEFLKTYCVLETLDLSQNNVGDDGILAIADALLCNQTLTELWVGDCGVTVKGVDHIKRALMVNTTLQKLSIHYNKIGDDGMSINIRSNQA
- the LOC136250796 gene encoding protein NLRC3-like isoform X5, with translation MSVPSQKNLHLGTAPAAKTPIGQVYCSADNLRAKFLTPSDNEPKQLVTDYARLALVSNDHVTLNDEDLNEITRFTLKKAVDEVQMSKELLGELRDIFHHHDKPCPRLILIMGGPGIGKTTLVNEICMKWAKRDGFLDDDFDLVILIPSRSVQNKSLEEAVMEHIGEETYEKMKKSAGARSLIILDGWDEIPAACLDKDPFLTHHVKDGGTFPEATVLITSRPHACLTLEADRKIELVGFSEKEIQEFVQRPFSNDANLVDEFMQQFEKHAALCTICYVPKTLEMIVDLFQYSHGKLPEFLTKLYLQVIEMLVNKRVATKDLAVPTAMSSRNGEEVLRNVLVDIPEEAVGPVLLLSKMAYRGFFDWQNKVKVDNKNKDKKNVTIVPKVIFTVEDLVQSGINNPAQFDGYGLLITCDQVTYSFAHVAIQDLLCALYVSTLSEQEQYHLMSEYFHYFPTVFAYLCGLTGLKSSDLFQLVFSLLTGRQCERCILTAIHCLYESQHCNMPQSALPFSLSLGFQNLQPYDCLCISHVLLCYPVDQLRLGMCFMGDKGVKMLTTVYPKEDAGSSIQLLHLWRNDLTANGMEYIMKIVKVTQL
- the LOC136250796 gene encoding NLR family CARD domain-containing protein 3-like isoform X3; the encoded protein is MSVPSQKNLHLGTAPAAKTPIGQVYCSADNLRAKFLTPSDNEPKQLVTDYARLALVSNDHVTLNDEDLNEITRFTLKKAVDEVQMSKELLGELRDIFHHHDKPCPRLILIMGGPGIGKTTLVNEICMKWAKRDGFLDDDFDLVILIPSRSVQNKSLEEAVMEHIGEETYEKMKKSAGARSLIILDGWDEIPAACLDKDPFLTHHVKDGGTFPEATVLITSRPHACLTLEADRKIELVGFSEKEIQEFVQRPFSNDANLVDEFMQQFEKHAALCTICYVPKTLEMIVDLFQYSHGKLPEFLTKLYLQVIEMLVNKRVATKDLAVPTAMSSRNGEEVLRNVLVDIPEEAVGPVLLLSKMAYRGFFDWQNKVKVDNKNKDKKNVTIVPKVIFTVEDLVQSGINNPAQFDGYGLLITCDQVTYSFAHVAIQDLLCALYVSTLSEQEQYHLMSEYFHYFPTVFAYLCGLTGLKSSDLFQLVFSLLTGRQCERCILTAIHCLYESQHCNMPQSALPFSLSLGFQNLQPYDCLCISHVLLCYPVDQLRLGMCFMGDKGVKMLTTVYPKEDAGSSIQLLHLWRNDLTANGMEYIMKIVKASNATLTEIMIGGDNRFGDDVMPVMCKGLQHLCKLATLNIRQVCLTKKGAYFIGEFLKTYCVLETLDLSQNNVGDDGILAIADALLCNQTLTELWVGDCGVTVKGIPLDFDDGWQQVMLLLRLLI